A genomic segment from Pseudomonas sp. S09G 359 encodes:
- the frr gene encoding ribosome recycling factor: protein MINEIKKDAQARMQKSLESLSHAFGQIRTGKAHPSILGSVMVPYYGSDTPLSGVANVTVKDSRTLQVVAFERNMLAAVDKAIQSAGLNLNPTNLGELLLISMPALTEETRKGFTKQARSAAEDARVAVRNIRRDALGDLKKLVKDKEISEDEERRAVADIDKLTKDAEAQITKATEEKEKDLMAV from the coding sequence ATGATCAACGAAATCAAGAAAGACGCCCAAGCGCGTATGCAGAAATCCCTGGAGTCTCTGAGCCATGCATTCGGCCAGATTCGTACCGGTAAAGCTCACCCGAGCATCCTGGGTAGCGTGATGGTGCCTTACTACGGCTCCGACACCCCGCTGAGCGGCGTGGCCAACGTTACCGTGAAAGACTCGCGCACCCTGCAAGTGGTGGCTTTCGAGCGCAACATGCTCGCTGCCGTCGACAAGGCTATCCAGAGCGCCGGCCTTAACCTCAACCCGACCAACCTGGGTGAGCTGCTGCTGATCTCCATGCCGGCCCTGACCGAAGAAACCCGCAAGGGCTTCACCAAGCAGGCACGCAGTGCAGCTGAAGACGCGCGTGTTGCCGTGCGCAACATCCGTCGTGATGCCTTGGGTGACCTGAAGAAGCTGGTCAAGGACAAGGAAATCAGCGAAGACGAAGAGCGTCGTGCCGTGGCTGATATCGACAAGCTGACCAAAGATGCCGAGGCCCAGATCACCAAGGCCACCGAAGAAAAAGAAAAGGACCTGATGGCCGTATAA
- the bamA gene encoding outer membrane protein assembly factor BamA: MKRLLLTAVLTVLMIAEVHAESFTISDIRVNGLQRVSAGSVFGALPLNVGEQADDRRLVESTRALFKTGFFQDIQLGREGNVLVITVVERPSVASIEIEGNKAISTEDLMKGLKQSGLAEGEIFQRATLEGVRNELQRQYVAQGRYSATVETEVVPQPRNRVGLKVNINEGTVAAIQHINVVGNTKFADEDLIDLFELKTTNWLSFFKNDDKYAREKLSGDLERLRSYYLDRGYINMDIASTQVSITPDKKHVYITVNVNEGEKYKVRDVKLSGDLKVPEDQVKALLLVQKDQVFSRKLMTTTSELITRRLGNEGYTFANVNGVPTPHDDDHTVDITFVVDPGKRAYVNRINFRGNTKSADEVLRREMRQMEGGWASTYLIDQSKTRLERLGFFKEVNVETPAVPGVDDQVDVNYAVEEQASGSITASVGFAQSAGLILGGSITQNNFLGTGNRVSIGLTRSEYQSRYNFGYTDPYWTADGVSLGYNAFYRTTDYKDLDVDVASYAIDSLGAGVNIGYPISETSRLTFGLTAQQDEIKTGVYTVDEIFDFTRREGDKFLNFKASAGWSESTLNKGVLATRGHSQSLTLETTTPGSDLSFFKLDYRGQLFQPLSDNYTMRLHTELGYGDGYGSTNGLPFYENYYAGGFNSVRGFKDSTLGPRGTPSRGAGVTGNQGTVVDSDDDPLPFGGNVLIQGGAEILFPLPFVKDQRSLRTSVFWDVGNVFDSKCEQVTNPSGVKSNTQCNDVSLSNLASSVGVGVTWVTALGPLSFALAMPIKKPDNAETQIFQFSLGQTF; this comes from the coding sequence ATGAAACGTCTGCTGCTAACTGCGGTTCTCACCGTATTGATGATCGCCGAAGTTCACGCCGAGTCCTTCACCATCTCCGATATTCGCGTCAACGGCCTCCAGCGGGTTTCCGCGGGTAGCGTCTTTGGTGCTTTGCCGTTGAACGTTGGTGAACAGGCCGATGACCGTCGCCTGGTGGAATCCACTCGTGCGCTGTTCAAAACCGGTTTCTTTCAAGACATCCAACTGGGTCGCGAAGGTAACGTCCTGGTCATCACCGTCGTCGAGCGACCATCCGTCGCCAGTATCGAGATCGAGGGCAACAAGGCGATCTCTACTGAAGACTTGATGAAGGGCTTGAAACAGTCCGGTCTGGCCGAGGGCGAGATCTTCCAGCGCGCCACCCTTGAAGGTGTGCGTAACGAACTGCAACGCCAGTACGTCGCCCAGGGTCGCTACTCCGCGACCGTGGAAACGGAAGTGGTGCCGCAGCCTCGTAACCGTGTCGGCCTCAAGGTCAACATCAACGAAGGCACCGTGGCGGCCATTCAGCACATCAACGTGGTAGGCAATACCAAGTTCGCTGATGAAGACCTGATCGACCTGTTCGAGCTCAAGACCACCAACTGGTTGTCGTTCTTCAAGAACGATGACAAGTACGCCCGTGAAAAACTCTCCGGTGACCTGGAACGCCTGCGTTCCTACTACCTGGACCGTGGCTATATCAATATGGACATCGCTTCGACCCAGGTGTCCATCACCCCCGACAAGAAGCACGTCTACATCACCGTCAACGTTAACGAAGGCGAGAAGTACAAGGTTCGCGACGTCAAGCTGAGCGGCGACCTGAAAGTACCTGAAGACCAGGTCAAGGCCTTGCTGCTGGTCCAGAAAGACCAGGTGTTCTCGCGCAAGCTGATGACCACCACGTCCGAACTGATCACCCGTCGCCTGGGTAACGAGGGCTACACCTTCGCCAACGTCAACGGCGTGCCGACGCCGCACGATGATGACCACACCGTGGACATCACCTTTGTCGTTGACCCGGGCAAGCGTGCCTACGTTAACCGCATCAACTTCCGTGGCAACACCAAGTCTGCGGACGAAGTGTTGCGTCGTGAAATGCGCCAGATGGAAGGTGGCTGGGCGTCGACTTACCTGATCGACCAGTCCAAGACCCGTCTTGAGCGCCTGGGCTTCTTCAAGGAAGTGAACGTCGAAACCCCGGCCGTACCGGGTGTGGATGACCAGGTTGACGTGAACTACGCCGTGGAAGAACAAGCGTCGGGTTCCATCACCGCCAGCGTCGGTTTCGCGCAGAGCGCCGGCCTGATCCTCGGTGGTTCCATTACGCAGAACAACTTCCTCGGTACCGGTAACCGTGTCTCCATCGGCCTGACCCGAAGCGAATACCAGAGCCGCTATAACTTCGGTTATACCGACCCCTACTGGACTGCTGACGGTGTGAGCCTGGGCTACAACGCCTTCTACCGCACCACCGACTACAAAGACCTCGACGTTGACGTTGCAAGCTATGCGATCGACAGCCTCGGCGCCGGTGTGAACATCGGTTACCCGATCAGTGAGACTTCGCGTCTGACCTTCGGCCTGACCGCGCAGCAGGATGAGATCAAGACCGGTGTCTACACTGTGGACGAGATCTTCGACTTCACCCGTCGTGAAGGTGACAAGTTCCTGAACTTCAAGGCGTCTGCCGGCTGGTCCGAGTCGACCCTGAACAAAGGCGTACTGGCAACCCGTGGCCACTCCCAGAGCCTGACCCTGGAAACCACCACGCCGGGCAGCGACCTGTCGTTCTTCAAACTTGATTATCGCGGCCAGTTGTTCCAGCCGTTGAGCGACAACTACACCATGCGCCTGCACACAGAGCTGGGCTATGGCGACGGTTATGGCTCTACCAATGGTCTGCCGTTCTACGAGAACTACTATGCCGGTGGCTTCAACTCCGTACGTGGTTTCAAGGACAGTACCTTGGGTCCACGTGGTACACCGAGCCGTGGTGCGGGTGTAACCGGTAACCAGGGCACCGTAGTTGACTCCGACGATGACCCGCTGCCATTCGGTGGTAACGTGTTGATCCAGGGTGGTGCGGAGATTCTGTTCCCGCTGCCATTCGTCAAGGATCAGCGTTCGCTGCGTACTTCGGTCTTCTGGGACGTGGGTAACGTGTTCGACTCCAAGTGCGAACAGGTCACCAACCCGAGTGGCGTGAAGTCCAACACTCAATGCAACGACGTGAGCCTCAGCAACTTGGCAAGCTCCGTGGGTGTGGGTGTGACCTGGGTGACTGCGCTTGGCCCATTGAGCTTTGCTCTGGCCATGCCGATCAAGAAACCGGATAACGCTGAAACCCAGATTTTCCAATTCTCCCTCGGCCAGACGTTCTAA
- the rseP gene encoding sigma E protease regulator RseP, with translation MSALYMIVGTLVALGVLVTFHEFGHFWVARRCGVKVLRFSVGFGMPLLRWHDRRGTEFVIAAIPLGGYVKMLDEREGEVPADQLDQSFNRKTVRQRIAIVAAGPIANFLLAMVFFWVLAMLGSEQVRPVIGAVEADSMAAKAGLVAGQEIVSIDGEPTTGWGAVNLQLVRRLGESGTVNVVVREQDSSAETPRELTLDHWLKGADEPDPIKSLGIRPWRPSLPPVLAELDPKGPAQAAGLKTGDRLLALDGQALGDWQQVVDLVRVRPDTKIVLKVEREGAQIDVPVTLSVRGEAKAAGGYLGAGVKSPEWPPSMVREVSFGPLAAIGEGAKRTWTMSVLTLESLKKMLFGELSVKNLSGPITIAKVAGASAQSGVADFLNFLAYLSISLGVLNLLPIPVLDGGHLLFYLVEWARGRPLSDRVQGWGIQIGISLVVGVMLLALVNDLGRL, from the coding sequence ATGAGTGCGCTTTACATGATCGTCGGCACCCTGGTTGCTCTGGGTGTGCTGGTTACCTTCCACGAATTCGGCCACTTCTGGGTGGCGCGTCGTTGCGGCGTCAAGGTATTGCGCTTTTCCGTCGGTTTCGGCATGCCGCTGTTGCGCTGGCACGACCGTCGTGGCACCGAGTTCGTGATTGCGGCCATTCCGTTGGGTGGCTACGTCAAGATGCTCGATGAGCGTGAAGGCGAAGTCCCGGCGGATCAGTTGGACCAGTCCTTCAATCGCAAGACCGTTCGTCAGCGTATTGCCATTGTCGCTGCAGGCCCTATCGCCAACTTCCTGCTGGCGATGGTGTTCTTCTGGGTCCTGGCCATGCTCGGCAGTGAGCAGGTGCGTCCGGTGATCGGCGCGGTCGAGGCGGACAGCATGGCGGCCAAGGCTGGCCTGGTCGCCGGGCAGGAAATTGTTTCCATTGATGGCGAACCCACCACGGGTTGGGGTGCGGTCAACTTGCAACTGGTTCGTCGTCTGGGCGAAAGCGGTACCGTCAATGTGGTGGTGCGCGAGCAGGATTCCAGCGCCGAGACCCCGCGTGAGCTGACCCTGGACCATTGGCTCAAGGGCGCTGACGAGCCTGATCCGATCAAGTCCCTGGGGATTCGCCCGTGGCGTCCATCGTTGCCGCCGGTACTCGCCGAGCTGGATCCGAAGGGGCCGGCGCAGGCGGCAGGCCTGAAAACCGGCGACCGCCTCCTGGCCCTCGATGGCCAGGCGCTGGGCGACTGGCAACAGGTGGTCGACCTGGTGCGTGTACGTCCTGATACCAAAATTGTGCTGAAAGTTGAGCGCGAAGGGGCTCAAATCGACGTCCCCGTGACCTTGTCGGTTCGCGGCGAGGCCAAGGCGGCCGGGGGTTACCTGGGGGCTGGCGTCAAGAGTCCCGAGTGGCCACCGTCGATGGTGCGTGAGGTCAGTTTCGGGCCGTTGGCAGCGATTGGCGAGGGTGCAAAACGCACCTGGACCATGAGTGTGCTGACCCTCGAATCGCTCAAGAAAATGTTGTTCGGCGAGCTCTCGGTAAAAAACTTGAGTGGACCGATAACCATTGCTAAAGTGGCGGGCGCTTCTGCCCAGTCGGGTGTCGCGGATTTCCTGAATTTCCTGGCTTATCTGAGTATTAGCCTGGGTGTTCTGAATTTGCTGCCCATTCCAGTATTGGATGGGGGGCATCTGTTGTTTTATCTGGTCGAGTGGGCGCGTGGTCGCCCCTTGTCGGATCGGGTGCAGGGTTGGGGGATACAGATCGGTATCAGTTTGGTGGTCGGGGTGATGTTGTTAGCCCTTGTCAACGATCTGGGTCGACTGTAA
- a CDS encoding OmpH family outer membrane protein: MRKLTQLVLLATVLVTTPAFAEMKIAVLNYQMALLESDAAKKYAVDAEKKFGPQLTKLKTLESSAKGIQDRLVAGGDKMQQGERERLELEFKQKARDYQFQSKELNEAKAVADREMLKQLKPKLDSAVEEVIKKGAFDLVFERGAVIDVKPQYDITRQVIERMNQLK, translated from the coding sequence GTGCGTAAGTTGACTCAATTGGTTCTGCTGGCAACTGTGCTGGTAACCACCCCGGCCTTCGCCGAAATGAAAATCGCCGTTCTGAACTATCAGATGGCCCTGTTGGAATCCGATGCGGCCAAGAAGTACGCCGTGGATGCCGAGAAAAAATTCGGTCCGCAACTGACCAAGCTCAAGACCCTGGAAAGCAGCGCCAAGGGCATCCAGGATCGTCTGGTAGCTGGCGGCGACAAAATGCAGCAAGGCGAGCGCGAGCGTCTGGAGCTTGAATTCAAGCAAAAGGCCCGTGACTACCAGTTCCAGTCCAAGGAGCTGAACGAAGCCAAGGCTGTTGCTGACCGTGAAATGCTGAAACAGCTGAAGCCGAAACTCGACAGCGCAGTGGAAGAAGTCATCAAGAAAGGTGCCTTTGACCTGGTGTTCGAGCGTGGCGCGGTAATCGACGTCAAGCCTCAATACGACATCACCCGCCAGGTGATCGAGCGCATGAACCAGCTGAAGTAA
- the fabZ gene encoding 3-hydroxyacyl-ACP dehydratase FabZ: MMDINEIREYLPHRYPFLLVDRVVDLNVEEKRIRAYKNVSINEPFFNGHFPAHPIMPGVLIIEAMAQAAGILGFKMLDLKPADGTLYYFVGSDKLRFRNPVTPGDQLILEAKFISCKRQIWKFECQASVDGKPVCSAEIICAERKL; this comes from the coding sequence ATGATGGACATCAACGAGATTCGCGAATACCTGCCTCACCGTTACCCGTTCCTGCTGGTGGACCGCGTAGTGGACCTCAATGTTGAGGAAAAGCGCATTCGTGCCTACAAGAATGTCAGCATCAACGAACCGTTCTTCAACGGTCACTTCCCCGCGCATCCCATCATGCCGGGCGTATTGATCATTGAAGCGATGGCCCAGGCTGCCGGTATCCTTGGTTTCAAAATGCTCGACCTCAAGCCTGCCGACGGCACGCTTTACTATTTCGTGGGCTCCGACAAGTTGCGTTTCCGCAACCCTGTCACCCCAGGTGACCAGTTGATCCTGGAAGCCAAGTTCATCAGCTGCAAGCGCCAGATCTGGAAGTTCGAATGCCAGGCCTCGGTGGATGGCAAGCCGGTGTGCTCCGCCGAGATCATCTGCGCGGAACGCAAACTATGA
- the ispC gene encoding 1-deoxy-D-xylulose-5-phosphate reductoisomerase, which yields MSRLQQVTVLGATGSVGLSTLDVIARHPDRYQVFALTGFTRLSELLALCVRHVPRFAVVPEAAAARGLQDDLRAAGLATQVLVGEEGLCQVSADAEVDTVVAAIVGAAGLRPTLAAVDAGKKILLANKEALVMSGALFMQAVRKSGAVLLPLDSEHNAIFQCMPGDFARGLSQVGVRRILLTASGGPFRQTPLAELEHVSPDQACAHPNWSMGRKISVDSASMMNKGLELIEACWLFDARPDQVEVVIHPQSVIHSLVDYVDGSVLAQLGNPDMRTPIANALAWPERIDSGVAPLDLFAIGRLDFEAPDEQRFPCLRLARQVAQAGNSAPAMLNAANEVAVAAFLERRIRFPQIASIIEDVLGLEPVVAVDDLGAVFEADTKARALAEQWLSRNAR from the coding sequence GTGAGCCGCCTGCAACAAGTAACCGTGCTGGGTGCAACTGGCTCGGTAGGCCTGAGCACCCTGGACGTGATCGCCCGCCATCCGGACCGCTATCAGGTGTTTGCCTTGACCGGGTTCACCCGTCTGAGCGAGTTGCTGGCATTGTGCGTACGCCATGTGCCGCGCTTTGCCGTGGTGCCTGAGGCTGCCGCCGCGCGGGGTCTGCAGGATGATCTGCGGGCTGCCGGGCTGGCCACTCAAGTGCTGGTGGGCGAGGAGGGGTTGTGCCAGGTCTCGGCCGATGCCGAGGTGGATACCGTGGTCGCCGCTATCGTCGGTGCCGCTGGCCTGCGTCCGACCTTGGCCGCCGTCGACGCCGGCAAGAAGATCCTGCTGGCCAATAAAGAAGCATTGGTGATGTCCGGTGCGTTGTTCATGCAGGCGGTGCGCAAAAGCGGCGCCGTGCTGTTGCCCCTCGACAGTGAGCACAATGCCATCTTCCAGTGCATGCCCGGTGACTTTGCCCGTGGGCTGAGCCAAGTGGGCGTGCGCCGGATTCTGCTTACGGCGTCCGGTGGGCCCTTTCGGCAAACTCCGTTGGCTGAGCTGGAGCATGTGTCTCCCGATCAGGCTTGCGCACACCCCAACTGGTCGATGGGGCGCAAGATTTCCGTCGATTCGGCGAGCATGATGAATAAAGGCCTGGAATTGATCGAGGCGTGCTGGTTGTTCGACGCCCGGCCTGATCAGGTCGAGGTGGTGATCCACCCGCAAAGTGTGATTCATTCCCTGGTCGACTACGTGGACGGCTCGGTGCTGGCGCAGTTGGGTAACCCCGATATGCGCACGCCCATCGCCAATGCCCTGGCCTGGCCGGAGCGTATTGACTCTGGCGTGGCGCCCCTGGACCTGTTTGCGATCGGCCGGCTGGACTTCGAAGCGCCGGACGAGCAGCGCTTTCCCTGCCTGCGCCTGGCGCGGCAAGTGGCGCAGGCGGGCAACAGCGCGCCGGCTATGCTTAATGCGGCCAACGAGGTAGCGGTGGCGGCGTTTCTCGAACGGCGCATCCGCTTTCCGCAGATCGCGAGTATCATCGAGGACGTTCTGGGTCTTGAGCCTGTAGTGGCGGTGGACGACCTGGGGGCGGTATTCGAAGCGGATACCAAGGCTCGGGCCCTGGCCGAACAATGGTTGAGCCGCAACGCGCGTTAG
- the lpxD gene encoding UDP-3-O-(3-hydroxymyristoyl)glucosamine N-acyltransferase — translation MTATIKLGELAEFLGATLRGSPEKEITGLATLQEAGPAQLSFLANPQYRKYLVDSQAAAVLLKAADAEGFDGDALVVADPYLAYARVSHLFDPKPKAASGIHPSAVIAEDAQVDPAASIGAFAVIESGARIAAGVTVGAHCFIGARCEIGADGWLAPRVTLYHDVRIGERVVIQSGAVIGGEGFGFANSKGIWNKIAQVGGVLIGDDVEIGVNTAVDRGALADTVIGNGVKLDNQIQIAHNVQIGDHTAMAACVGISGSTKIGKHCMLAGGVGLVGHIEICDNVFITGMTMVTHSITEPGAYSSGTAMQPAAEWRKSAARLRQLDDMARRLKQLEKRVGDVTPGGNASSEG, via the coding sequence ATGACCGCGACTATCAAGCTCGGCGAGTTGGCCGAGTTCCTGGGGGCCACCTTGCGTGGCTCCCCGGAGAAAGAAATCACTGGGCTAGCCACCTTGCAGGAGGCTGGCCCAGCTCAGTTGAGCTTCCTCGCAAACCCTCAATACCGTAAATACCTTGTCGACAGCCAGGCCGCAGCCGTATTGCTCAAAGCCGCTGACGCCGAAGGGTTTGACGGGGATGCGCTGGTGGTGGCCGATCCGTACCTGGCGTATGCGCGGGTGTCGCATCTGTTCGATCCGAAACCCAAGGCAGCCAGCGGTATTCATCCTTCAGCGGTTATCGCCGAGGATGCCCAGGTTGACCCGGCGGCCAGCATCGGTGCGTTCGCGGTGATCGAGAGCGGTGCACGCATTGCGGCCGGTGTAACGGTTGGCGCGCATTGCTTTATCGGCGCGCGCTGCGAAATCGGTGCCGATGGTTGGTTGGCGCCCCGCGTGACCCTGTACCACGATGTGCGTATCGGTGAGCGTGTGGTTATCCAGTCCGGTGCCGTGATTGGGGGTGAAGGCTTCGGCTTCGCCAACTCCAAAGGCATCTGGAACAAGATTGCCCAGGTCGGCGGCGTATTGATCGGCGACGACGTGGAAATCGGTGTCAACACCGCTGTCGATCGTGGGGCCCTGGCCGATACCGTGATCGGTAATGGCGTGAAGCTCGACAACCAGATCCAGATCGCCCACAACGTGCAGATTGGCGATCACACCGCCATGGCGGCGTGCGTGGGCATTTCCGGCAGCACCAAGATCGGCAAGCATTGCATGCTCGCCGGTGGCGTAGGGCTGGTGGGGCATATCGAAATTTGCGACAACGTTTTCATCACCGGCATGACCATGGTGACCCACTCGATTACTGAGCCTGGGGCCTATTCTTCCGGTACCGCCATGCAGCCCGCAGCTGAATGGCGTAAGAGTGCAGCACGGCTGAGGCAGCTTGACGACATGGCTCGACGCCTCAAACAGCTGGAAAAGCGTGTTGGAGACGTGACCCCTGGCGGTAATGCTTCATCAGAAGGCTGA
- the lpxA gene encoding acyl-ACP--UDP-N-acetylglucosamine O-acyltransferase, whose amino-acid sequence MSLIDPRAIIDPSAVLAADVEVGPWSIIGAGVEIGEGTVIGPHVILKGPTRIGKHNRIYQFSSVGEDTPDMKYKGEETRLVIGDHNIIREGVTIHRGTVQDRAETTLGDHNLIMAYAHIGHDSVIGNHCILVNNTALAGHVHVDDWAILSGFTLVHQYCHIGAHSFSGMGTAIGKDVPAFVTVFGNPAEARSMNFEGMRRRGFSEEAIHALRRAYKVVYRQGLTVDQALTQLAESAALFPEVAVFRDTIQASTRGITR is encoded by the coding sequence ATGAGTTTGATTGACCCTCGCGCAATCATCGATCCGTCGGCCGTTCTGGCCGCCGACGTTGAGGTCGGCCCTTGGTCGATCATCGGCGCAGGTGTGGAAATCGGCGAGGGGACTGTCATCGGGCCGCACGTGATCCTCAAAGGTCCGACCCGCATTGGCAAACACAATCGCATCTACCAGTTCTCCTCGGTAGGCGAAGACACCCCGGACATGAAGTACAAGGGTGAAGAAACACGCCTGGTAATCGGTGATCACAACATCATTCGTGAAGGCGTGACCATTCACCGTGGCACTGTGCAGGATCGTGCCGAGACCACCCTGGGTGATCACAACCTGATCATGGCCTATGCCCATATCGGCCACGACAGCGTGATCGGCAACCACTGCATCCTGGTCAACAACACCGCGTTGGCAGGCCATGTGCACGTTGACGATTGGGCGATCCTGTCCGGGTTTACCCTGGTGCATCAGTATTGCCATATCGGCGCCCACAGTTTCTCCGGCATGGGCACCGCCATCGGCAAGGACGTCCCGGCGTTTGTCACCGTGTTCGGCAACCCGGCCGAAGCCCGTAGCATGAACTTCGAAGGCATGCGCCGTCGTGGTTTCAGCGAAGAGGCGATCCACGCCCTGCGCCGCGCCTACAAGGTGGTTTACCGCCAGGGGTTGACGGTGGACCAGGCATTGACCCAACTGGCCGAGTCGGCAGCGTTGTTCCCGGAAGTCGCGGTGTTCCGTGACACGATCCAGGCGTCGACCCGCGGCATCACCCGCTGA
- a CDS encoding phosphatidate cytidylyltransferase — protein sequence MLKQRIITALILLPIALCGFFLLDGAGFALFIGLVVALGAWEWARLAGFSAQLPRVVYAVVVAVLLFLMYILPDVAPWVLGAAVLWWALATFLVLTYPKTSAHWSSVACKLVIGLLILLPAWQGLVDIKRYPLGNWLILAVMVLVWGADIGAYFSGRAFGKRKLAPAVSPGKSWEGVYGGLALTLLIALGVGVVRGWSVKETFLALLGTAIVVFISVVGDLTESMFKRQAGIKDSSNLLPGHGGVLDRIDSLTAAIPIFAVLLWMIAS from the coding sequence ATGCTTAAACAACGAATCATCACAGCACTGATCCTGTTGCCGATCGCCTTGTGCGGGTTTTTCCTGCTCGATGGCGCAGGCTTTGCGCTGTTTATCGGCCTGGTAGTGGCCTTGGGCGCCTGGGAATGGGCGCGCCTGGCGGGCTTCAGCGCACAATTGCCGCGTGTGGTGTATGCCGTGGTCGTGGCGGTGTTGCTGTTCCTGATGTACATCCTGCCGGACGTCGCGCCGTGGGTGCTGGGCGCAGCGGTACTGTGGTGGGCGCTGGCGACATTCCTGGTGCTGACATATCCGAAAACCAGTGCGCATTGGTCCAGCGTGGCCTGCAAGCTGGTGATTGGCCTGTTGATCCTGCTGCCGGCCTGGCAGGGGTTGGTGGATATCAAGCGTTACCCCCTGGGTAACTGGCTGATCCTGGCGGTCATGGTGCTGGTTTGGGGTGCCGATATCGGCGCCTACTTCTCCGGTCGCGCATTCGGCAAGCGCAAGCTGGCACCGGCGGTCAGCCCTGGCAAGAGTTGGGAAGGCGTGTACGGTGGCCTCGCGTTGACGCTGCTGATCGCACTCGGGGTGGGTGTGGTGCGTGGCTGGTCGGTGAAGGAAACCTTCCTGGCGCTGCTGGGTACCGCCATCGTTGTGTTTATTTCGGTGGTGGGCGACCTCACCGAAAGCATGTTCAAGCGCCAGGCCGGGATCAAAGACAGCAGTAACCTGCTGCCGGGTCATGGCGGTGTGCTGGATCGTATCGACAGCCTCACGGCGGCCATACCGATCTTCGCCGTGCTGTTGTGGATGATCGCTTCGTGA
- the uppS gene encoding polyprenyl diphosphate synthase, translated as MEKTKQTVPSVVPRHVAIIMDGNNRWAKKRFMPGVAGHKAGVDAVRAVIEVCAEAKVEVLTLFAFSSENWQRPAEEVSALMDLFFKALRREAKRLNDNNISLRIIGDRSRFHPELQAAMREAEAITAGSDRFVLQIAANYGGQWDIAQAAQRLAREVQAGHLRPDDITPELLQTCLVTGDLPLPDLCIRTGGEHRISNFLLWQLAYTELYFSDLFWPDFKHDAMRTALADFASRQRRFGKTSEQIEAGARV; from the coding sequence ATGGAAAAGACCAAGCAGACTGTACCTTCTGTGGTGCCGCGCCATGTCGCGATCATCATGGATGGGAATAATCGCTGGGCGAAGAAACGCTTTATGCCAGGTGTTGCCGGGCATAAAGCGGGTGTCGATGCGGTACGGGCTGTGATTGAGGTGTGTGCAGAGGCCAAGGTCGAAGTGTTGACCTTGTTCGCCTTCTCCAGTGAGAACTGGCAGCGCCCGGCCGAGGAGGTCAGTGCCTTGATGGACCTGTTCTTCAAGGCCTTGCGTCGTGAGGCCAAGCGCCTCAACGACAACAACATCAGCCTGCGCATCATCGGTGATCGCTCGCGGTTCCACCCGGAGCTGCAAGCGGCCATGCGCGAAGCCGAGGCCATTACCGCAGGCAGCGATCGTTTTGTGCTGCAGATTGCAGCCAACTACGGCGGCCAGTGGGATATTGCCCAGGCTGCACAGCGGCTGGCCCGCGAAGTGCAAGCCGGCCATCTGCGGCCGGACGACATCACGCCCGAACTGTTGCAAACCTGCCTGGTCACCGGCGACCTGCCGTTGCCGGACTTGTGCATCCGTACCGGTGGCGAACACCGCATCAGCAACTTCCTGTTGTGGCAGTTGGCCTATACCGAGCTGTACTTCTCCGACCTGTTCTGGCCGGACTTCAAACACGATGCCATGCGTACTGCGCTGGCCGATTTCGCTTCCCGTCAGCGTCGTTTCGGTAAAACGAGCGAGCAGATCGAAGCTGGAGCCCGGGTTTAA